One Mugil cephalus isolate CIBA_MC_2020 chromosome 10, CIBA_Mcephalus_1.1, whole genome shotgun sequence genomic window carries:
- the LOC125014384 gene encoding UDP-glucuronosyltransferase 2C1-like — translation MKTYCLSLITFTLLSVQLPSASGGKILVFPLDGSHWVNMKVLVEELHARGHNITVIRASDSWYISEKSPLYTSVTLPSHGEFEQNFEKFLFLQLELLLQADPVSFWSHIWTHIQMKRVILKQFTHFHKKVSELVVQMFEDENLMQSFHAAKYDVVLTDPGIGGGAMLARRLQVPLVFNVRWTILGEAHFLIAPSPLAYIPYTATELTDKMTFTQRVKNVLSFVIGMYTLSSITEPVYKPVVRRYFGPDVDYSTFFLDADIWLMRNDFIFEFPRPTMPNIVYMGGFQCKPAEPLPTDLEEFVQSSGEHGVIMMTLGTLLAKLPQHIAEEIAAAFAQLPQKVIWRYVGQRPANLGNNTLLIKWLPQKDLLGHPKMRVFVTHGGTNGVQEAIHYGVPVVGIPLFFDQPDNLSRVRAKGAAVTVNIAALNRHIFKEALATVLYNSSYKANMQTLSRLHRDQPMKPMEQAMFWIEYVMRHKGAHHLQTQAHKMSWFAYNCVDVIAALLAVVLLITLIFFSVVRLLWRMIFVGKKVKHD, via the coding sequence ATGAAGACTtattgtttgtctttgattACCTTTACTCTACTGTCAGTTCAACTACCCAGTGCATCAGGAGGAAAGATACTAGTGTTCCCATTGGATGGAAGCCACTGGGTAAACATGAAAGTGCTCGTAGAGGAGTTGCACGCCAGAGGTCACAATATCACTGTAATTCGAGCATCTGACAGCTGGTACATCAGTGAAAAGTCACCTCTCTACACCTCCGTCACTCTTCCCTCCCATGGAGAATTTGAACAAAACTTTgaaaagtttttgtttctgcagctggaGCTCCTCCTTCAGGCTGACCCCGTGTctttctggtctcatatctggacTCACATTCAGATGAAGCGGGTGATTTTGAAGCAGTTCACTCACTTTCACAAAAAAGTGAGCGAACTAGTTGTCCAGATGTTTGAAGATGAAAACCTGATGCAGTCTTTCCATGCTGCCAAATACGACGTGGTTCTGACCGACCCGGGAATCGGAGGAGGGGCGATGCTGGCACGTCGGCTCCAAGTCCCTCTTGTTTTCAATGTCAGGTGGACCATTCTAGGCGAAGCCCACTTCCTTATTGCCCCCTCGCCTCTGGCATACATTCCTTACACTGCGACAGAGTTGACAGATAAGATGACCTTCACTCAAAGGGTGAAGAACGTTTTGAGCTTTGTCATTGGAATGTACACACTGTCAAGCATCACCGAACCTGTCTACAAACCAGTGGTTAGACGCTACTTTGGCCCTGATGTGGATTATTCAACCTTTTTCTTGGATGCTGATATATGGCTCATgagaaatgatttcatttttgaatttcCACGACCAACAATGCCAAATATAGTCTACATGGGTGGATTTCAGTGCAAGCCTGCAGAGCCTCTCCCTACTGACCTGGAGGAGTTTGTCCAGAGCTCTGGAGAACATGGCGTCATAATGATGACTCTAGGAACTTTACTTGCAAAGCTTCCGCAACACATCGCTGAGGAAATTGCAGCAGCCTTTGCTCAGCTTCCTCAAAAGGTTATATGGAGGTATGTGGGACAAAGGCCAGCCAACCTGGGAAACAACACATTGCTGATCAAATGGCTTCCACAGAAAGACCTCCTAGGACATCCTAAAATGAGAGTGTTTGTTACCCACGGAGGCACCAACGGAGTCCAGGAAGCAATCCACTACGGGGTTCCTGTAGTTGGGATTCCTTTATTCTTCGATCAGCCTGATAATCTCTCCAGAGTCCGAGCAAAGGGAGCAGCTGTGACCGTGAACATCGCAGCGCTCAATAGACACATCTTTAAAGAGGCGCTGGCGACTGTTCTCTACAACTCCTCTTACAAGGCAAACATGCAGACACTCTCAAGGCTGCACAGAGATCAGCCCATGAAACCCATGGAACAGGCAATGTTTTGGATAGAATATGTCATGAGACATAAAGGAGCCCATCATCTGCAGACGCAAGCCCACAAAATGTCTTGGTTCGCTTACAACTGTGTGGATGTCATTGCAGCTTTGCTGGCAGTGGTGTTGCTTATAACATTAATCTTCTTTTCAGTTGTAAGATTACTATGGAGAATGATTTTTGTTGGGAAAAAGGTGAAACATGATTGA